A window of Mercenaria mercenaria strain notata chromosome 16, MADL_Memer_1, whole genome shotgun sequence contains these coding sequences:
- the LOC123541142 gene encoding C-C chemokine receptor type 3-like has protein sequence MTSMMEHMNDFRREYGFILQPKINTSDTGLPLCSYNGTNETYLNTSNCSLDGHLLRAITDGSLSHTPSAAQYFFTYFTPVIFMIGIFGNLLCLIVFTSKNMRKLSASIYLAALSTSDLMALFFYVLPEWLKHGLTSLPGHHTAIFLQQPGTCQIMLYLQYIARFLSSWLVVFFTIERFIGVCFPLRRKDICDPKSASRVILVAIIVASTGCVFKPILSGSYTAVNGDPLCTSDPEHKYLSFVLDSIFGVTITFIPFVLITVLNLLIIRKLVLRNRRHRKIRIITEESIIRLEFTFILLAISICFVSLNLPYFAIWCKSYWIYKQMFDYSIPTPKDHDTNIGDLDDILHVTRTIFYINYCINFFLYSITGAYFRKELKHLFLHRERGYKYSHHCSAYYSRSNSHSTPQSWV, from the exons ATGACGTCCATGATGGAACATATGAACGACTTCAGGAGAGAATACGGCTTCATTCTGCAGCCTAAG ATAAATACAAGTGACACTGGTTTGCCTTTATGTTCGTACAATGGAACAAATGAGACATATTTAAATACGTCGAATTGTTCTTTAGACGGGCACTTGCTGCGAGCAATCACCGATGGAAGCCTTTCACACACACCTTCAGCTGCCCAATATTTCTTCACGTATTTCACTCCTGTGATATTTATGATCGGAATATTTGGAAACCTGCTGTGTTTAATTGTCTTCACGTCAAAGAACATGCGTAAATTGTCAGCAAGCATCTATCTTGCAGCACTCTCGACTTCAGACTTAATGGCGCTCTTTTTCTATGTTCTTCCGGAATGGCTAAAGCACGGACTTACGTCACTTCCTGGACACCATACCGCTATATTCTTACAACAGCCGGGAACCTGTCAGATAATGTTATATCTACAGTACATTGCTAGATTTTTGTCCTCTTGGTTGGTTGTGTTCTTCACGATTGAGAGATTTATAGGAGTATGTTTTCCACTTCGCAGGAAAGATATTTGTGACCCTAAATCTGCCTCAAGAGTTATCCTTGTTGCGATAATAGTAGCATCAACTGGCTGTGTGTTCAAACCAATATTAAGTGGTTCATACACAGCGGTGAATGGCGATCCATTGTGTACTAGTGATCCGGAACATAAATACCTGTCATTCGTTTTAGACAGTATTTTTGGGGTTACCATTACATTCATACCATTTGTGTTGATCACAGTGCTAAATCTATTAATAATACGCAAGCTTGTACTGAGAAACAGGCGACATCGAAAAATAAGAATAATCACCGAAGAGTCAATAATTCGATTGGAGTTTACATTCATTCTACTTGCCATATcgatttgttttgtttcattgaaCTTACCATATTTTGCTATATGGTGTAAAAGCTATTGGATATACAAGCAGATGTTCGACTATTCGATACCAACACCAAAAGACCATGACACCAATATTGGTGACTTGGATGACATTTTACACGTTACGCGAACGATATTTTACATCAACTACTGCATCAACTTTTTTCTTTACTCCATAACCGGAGCCTATTTCAGAAAGGAGCTAAAACACCTTTTTCTTCACAGAGAACGAGGATATAAGTACAGTCACCACTGCTCGGCTTACTATTCTAGATCGAACTCGCACTCGACGCCACAGTCATGGGTATGA